The following proteins are encoded in a genomic region of Synechococcus sp. CBW1002:
- a CDS encoding transposase: protein MQPPYDAALRQAVRLRMSPPNLESVAEIARDTGITAQTIYNWRSQWQKQGQLVPATNRPPEQWSAADKLAAVIQAAGLNGSELGSFCRERGLYPKQVARWRQAAEDANGPSAPSMADQRELQRKNQELVRRNRQLERELQKKEKALTEAATLLMLSKKFNQIFQPDEDP, encoded by the coding sequence ATGCAACCGCCCTATGACGCCGCTCTGCGGCAAGCCGTCCGCCTGCGGATGAGCCCTCCGAACCTTGAGAGCGTGGCTGAGATCGCCCGCGACACCGGGATCACGGCGCAGACCATCTACAACTGGCGGAGCCAGTGGCAGAAGCAGGGCCAGCTGGTGCCTGCCACGAACCGGCCGCCGGAGCAGTGGAGCGCTGCCGACAAGCTGGCAGCCGTGATCCAGGCCGCAGGACTGAACGGAAGCGAGCTCGGGTCGTTCTGCAGGGAGCGGGGGCTGTACCCCAAGCAGGTTGCCCGTTGGCGCCAGGCCGCCGAGGATGCCAATGGCCCCAGCGCGCCGAGCATGGCTGATCAGCGGGAACTGCAACGCAAGAATCAGGAACTGGTCCGGCGGAATCGCCAGCTGGAGCGTGAATTGCAGAAGAAAGAAAAAGCACTGACAGAAGCGGCGACGTTGTTGATGCTCTCAAAAAAGTTCAACCAGATCTTTCAACCGGACGAGGATCCTTGA
- a CDS encoding IS3 family transposase — protein MIPSGDRGAIVALLQEGISRGLSAKAIADLFGLATRTLRRWGLMIRTQGFSCDQRKGASRHVMHRFSEEERQQVLSTVNDPRFADLTPGQIVAILAEEGVYVGSESTIYRIMRQEGLLNHRGRSRPPREPREPPVLEATGIHQVLAWDITLLPGPVKGQFYYLYMVMDVWSRRILGVEVHDRECGELAKHFFDRVCRDEGISSGSTTILHADNGAPMRSYTLAAKLAELGISLSFSRPRVSNDNAYVESWFRTMKYHQSYPVRRFRDLLSVRAWVDGFVDWYNAEHRHSGIKYVTPNQRHYGEADAICRVRQQTYEQARAQHPRRWARPPRDWAQPTVVRVNHPRPQDTVAA, from the coding sequence TTGATTCCGTCTGGCGATCGCGGTGCGATCGTCGCGCTTCTACAGGAAGGCATCAGTCGTGGCCTTTCGGCCAAGGCCATTGCTGATCTTTTCGGCCTGGCGACACGCACGCTGAGGCGATGGGGCTTGATGATTCGGACCCAGGGATTCAGCTGCGATCAACGCAAGGGAGCGTCCAGGCATGTCATGCATCGTTTCAGCGAGGAGGAGCGCCAACAGGTGTTGTCCACTGTCAACGATCCACGCTTTGCCGATCTCACGCCTGGTCAGATCGTGGCGATCCTTGCCGAGGAGGGAGTCTACGTGGGATCGGAGTCAACGATTTACCGCATCATGCGCCAGGAAGGCCTGTTAAATCATCGCGGCAGGAGCCGCCCACCGCGGGAGCCAAGAGAGCCACCCGTGCTGGAGGCAACGGGCATCCATCAAGTGCTGGCCTGGGATATCACCCTGTTGCCGGGGCCTGTGAAGGGTCAATTCTACTACCTTTATATGGTGATGGATGTGTGGAGCCGGCGCATCCTTGGCGTTGAGGTGCACGATCGTGAATGCGGCGAACTGGCCAAGCACTTCTTTGATCGTGTCTGCCGTGATGAAGGGATCAGCTCGGGGTCGACCACGATCCTGCACGCCGATAACGGAGCACCCATGCGCTCCTACACCTTGGCCGCCAAGCTGGCCGAGCTCGGCATCTCCCTGTCATTCTCGCGGCCGCGGGTGAGCAATGACAACGCCTACGTTGAGTCATGGTTCCGAACCATGAAATATCACCAGAGCTATCCAGTGCGTCGTTTCCGGGATCTTCTCTCAGTGCGTGCCTGGGTCGATGGTTTTGTTGACTGGTACAACGCTGAGCATCGTCACAGCGGCATCAAGTATGTGACGCCCAATCAACGTCACTACGGAGAAGCTGACGCGATCTGCAGAGTCCGTCAGCAGACCTATGAGCAGGCGCGTGCGCAACATCCACGCCGCTGGGCCAGGCCACCTCGCGATTGGGCTCAGCCAACAGTCGTGCGGGTCAACCATCCCAGACCGCAGGACACTGTCGCTGCTTGA
- a CDS encoding IS3 family transposase, translating into MARIDALYLEDPCSGSRRMVDYLAQDGIPISRDRVRNLMRRMGLRAIYQKPRTTVPGDPSVRFPCLVDLTQVTSVDQVWATDITYIGAYQQRCPLRVLI; encoded by the coding sequence ATGGCCAGGATCGATGCTCTCTACCTGGAGGATCCCTGCAGCGGCAGCCGCCGGATGGTGGACTATCTGGCCCAAGATGGTATCCCGATCAGCCGAGATCGAGTGCGAAACCTCATGCGGCGCATGGGATTACGGGCGATCTACCAGAAGCCCCGGACGACGGTTCCAGGTGATCCGTCCGTGCGGTTCCCCTGCCTGGTGGACCTCACGCAGGTCACGTCGGTGGATCAGGTCTGGGCGACCGACATCACCTACATCGGCGCCTATCAGCAAAGATGTCCGCTCAGGGTACTGATCTGA
- a CDS encoding transposase, whose product MSKRRTHSPEFKARVAMEAISGRKTIQEIAADHAIHPIQVSQWKRQLLDGASELFTRGKKTKDKEEGQAKEAELFQQIGRLQMELEWLKKKSQLL is encoded by the coding sequence ATGAGCAAGCGCCGCACCCACAGCCCCGAGTTCAAGGCCAGGGTCGCCATGGAGGCGATCAGTGGCCGCAAGACGATCCAGGAGATCGCCGCCGACCACGCCATCCACCCGATCCAGGTGAGCCAGTGGAAGCGGCAGCTCCTGGACGGTGCCAGCGAGCTCTTCACCCGAGGCAAGAAGACCAAGGACAAGGAGGAGGGGCAGGCCAAGGAGGCGGAGCTGTTCCAGCAGATCGGACGGCTGCAGATGGAGCTGGAGTGGCTCAAAAAAAAGTCTCAACTGCTCTGA
- a CDS encoding DMT family transporter — MASLLKALRGRQSDAEWRACGLLVACALAFSLMTVCVKHLGGRLPVAEIVLVRSVISLAITLAMLQQAQISPWGHQHPLLMLRGALGTGALLLFFEALARLPLAAATLIQYTYPTLTALTAWLLLGEPLRKRIGLAVLLGWLGVTLVVQPEWMGETVRNLPVLAVLIGLGGALLTALSYVSVRRLSVREHPLVIVFYFPFISVPVALPLLWGQGVWPTLTEWFWLIGVGLLTQLGQVWLTEGLAALPAARATSINYVQVVFATLWGVLWFAEPITGTVVIGAGCVLAATLISLSARKSRSVQDGSSGKG; from the coding sequence ATGGCGAGCCTGCTCAAGGCCCTGCGTGGTCGACAGTCGGATGCGGAATGGCGAGCCTGCGGACTGCTGGTGGCCTGTGCCCTGGCCTTCAGCCTGATGACCGTGTGCGTGAAGCATCTCGGCGGTCGGCTGCCGGTGGCGGAGATCGTGCTGGTGCGTTCCGTGATCAGCCTGGCGATCACCCTCGCCATGCTCCAGCAAGCCCAGATCTCGCCCTGGGGCCACCAACACCCCCTGCTGATGCTCAGGGGGGCCCTGGGCACCGGCGCCCTGCTGCTGTTCTTCGAGGCCCTGGCACGGCTGCCCCTGGCCGCCGCCACCCTGATCCAATACACCTATCCGACCCTCACGGCGCTGACCGCCTGGTTGCTGCTCGGGGAACCCCTCCGCAAGCGCATCGGCCTCGCCGTGCTGCTCGGCTGGCTGGGGGTGACCCTGGTGGTGCAGCCCGAATGGATGGGAGAAACGGTGCGGAACCTACCCGTGCTGGCGGTGCTGATCGGCCTGGGAGGGGCCCTGCTCACCGCCCTCTCCTATGTGAGCGTGCGGCGCCTTTCGGTGCGTGAGCACCCATTGGTGATCGTGTTCTATTTCCCCTTCATCTCGGTGCCTGTGGCCCTGCCACTGCTCTGGGGGCAGGGCGTCTGGCCCACCCTCACCGAATGGTTCTGGCTGATCGGCGTGGGGCTGTTGACCCAACTGGGTCAGGTGTGGCTCACGGAGGGCCTGGCCGCACTACCGGCGGCACGCGCCACGTCCATCAACTACGTGCAGGTGGTCTTTGCCACGCTCTGGGGTGTGTTGTGGTTCGCCGAACCGATCACGGGCACGGTGGTGATCGGGGCCGGCTGCGTGCTCGCCGCCACCCTGATCAGCCTGAGCGCGAGGAAGTCCCGGTCTGTTCAGGACGGATCAAGCGGCAAGGGATAG
- a CDS encoding integrase core domain-containing protein: MLLRSGRLDVTALASLINAKQTDESGADGPRIFFRSPYMVMDVWSRRILGVEVHDRECGELAKHFFDRVCRDEGISSGSTTILHADNGAPMRSYTLAAKLAELGISLSFSRPRVSNDNAYVESWFRTMKYHQSYPVRRFRDLLSVRAWVDGFVDWYNAEHRHSGIKYVTPNQRHYGEADAICRVRQQTYEQARAQHPRRWARPPRDWAQPTVVRVNHPRPQDTVAA, translated from the coding sequence ATGCTTTTGAGATCTGGCCGACTTGATGTCACCGCGCTTGCCAGCCTGATTAACGCGAAGCAAACGGACGAATCCGGCGCCGATGGGCCGAGAATCTTTTTCAGGAGTCCCTATATGGTGATGGATGTGTGGAGCCGGCGCATCCTTGGCGTTGAGGTGCACGATCGTGAATGCGGCGAACTGGCCAAGCACTTCTTTGATCGTGTCTGCCGTGACGAAGGGATCAGCTCGGGGTCGACCACGATCCTGCACGCCGATAACGGAGCACCCATGCGCTCCTACACCTTGGCCGCCAAGCTGGCCGAGCTCGGCATCTCCCTGTCATTCTCGCGGCCGCGGGTGAGCAATGACAACGCCTACGTTGAGTCATGGTTCCGAACCATGAAATATCACCAGAGCTATCCAGTGCGTCGTTTCCGGGATCTTCTCTCAGTGCGTGCCTGGGTCGATGGTTTTGTTGACTGGTACAACGCTGAGCATCGTCACAGCGGCATCAAGTATGTGACGCCCAATCAACGTCACTACGGAGAAGCTGACGCGATCTGCAGAGTCCGTCAGCAGACCTATGAGCAGGCGCGTGCGCAACATCCACGCCGCTGGGCCAGGCCACCTCGCGATTGGGCTCAGCCAACAGTCGTGCGGGTCAACCATCCCAGACCGCAGGACACTGTCGCTGCTTGA
- a CDS encoding IS5 family transposase has translation MYRRHNNGQISIKEFHLPFGGTLDPENRWVQLEGLIPWDELEETYAPQFSATIGAPAKSVRMAFGALYIKQKLGLTDEETVHQIRENAYIQFFLGFAGYTAKAPFDASMMVHFRKRFSDEDLRRINELVVQRGKEILLEALAQAADDDDHDDRDSSGGGAQLELDALIKPADWPEGKNWGTLTIDASCTPADITYPRDLKLLNEARTTTERVIDDLCSQSSGFRRHRPRYDRGLARAHFLRVAKQKRPRRRKVKAAIKHQLGYVRQNLKAIDALIGCGARLSELKRHWWQKLLACSELERQQGLLLASQTNSIPDRLVNLVQTHIRPMVRGKARAAVEFGAKISVSVQNGFPFLHRISWNPYNEGEDLIAQAEKYKLDTGSYPERICADRIYITAKNRHFCTRNGIRLSGKRLGRPPKDPDVTTAHKHQLRSDQARRNEVEGVFGSGKRKYSLDLIMARLPAGAESSISMAFVVMCAEKVLRLLRLFFVLLFGWIYSFFMAWSAIRAPEGICKPCF, from the coding sequence ATGTACCGGAGGCACAATAACGGTCAGATCTCAATCAAGGAGTTCCACCTGCCATTTGGCGGCACACTTGATCCCGAGAATCGCTGGGTTCAACTGGAGGGGCTGATCCCATGGGATGAGCTGGAAGAAACCTATGCCCCTCAATTCAGCGCCACAATTGGCGCTCCAGCCAAATCAGTGAGAATGGCCTTTGGTGCTCTCTACATCAAACAGAAGTTAGGGCTCACCGACGAAGAGACAGTCCATCAGATCAGAGAGAACGCCTATATTCAGTTCTTTCTCGGCTTTGCGGGCTACACAGCTAAGGCACCGTTTGATGCCTCGATGATGGTGCACTTTCGCAAGCGTTTTTCTGACGAGGATCTGCGCCGTATCAACGAGCTGGTGGTGCAGCGCGGCAAAGAGATCCTTCTGGAAGCACTTGCTCAGGCAGCAGACGATGACGACCATGATGATCGTGATTCCAGTGGAGGAGGCGCTCAGCTAGAACTTGATGCGTTGATCAAGCCTGCTGACTGGCCAGAAGGAAAGAATTGGGGCACTCTCACGATTGATGCCAGTTGCACTCCAGCCGACATCACCTATCCCAGAGACCTCAAGCTCCTCAACGAGGCTCGCACAACGACCGAGCGAGTCATTGATGATCTGTGCAGTCAGTCATCGGGATTCAGGAGACATCGACCTCGCTACGACCGTGGCCTTGCTCGTGCTCATTTCCTGAGAGTGGCGAAGCAAAAACGACCACGTCGCCGCAAAGTGAAGGCTGCCATTAAACATCAGCTTGGCTATGTGCGGCAGAATCTCAAGGCCATTGATGCTCTGATCGGCTGCGGGGCAAGGCTTTCCGAGCTTAAGAGGCATTGGTGGCAGAAGTTGTTGGCCTGCAGCGAGTTGGAGCGGCAACAGGGCCTTCTGCTCGCCTCTCAGACCAACAGCATTCCAGACCGCCTGGTGAATCTTGTGCAGACCCATATCCGCCCAATGGTGCGAGGCAAAGCACGTGCTGCGGTGGAGTTTGGAGCCAAAATCAGTGTTTCGGTTCAAAACGGCTTTCCGTTCTTGCACCGCATAAGCTGGAACCCCTACAACGAAGGAGAAGACCTTATCGCTCAGGCGGAAAAATACAAGCTGGATACAGGATCTTACCCAGAGCGAATCTGCGCCGACCGGATTTATATCACGGCCAAGAATAGGCATTTCTGCACGAGGAACGGTATTCGCCTCTCCGGCAAGCGATTGGGTCGCCCGCCCAAGGATCCTGATGTCACCACTGCACACAAGCACCAGCTCCGATCTGATCAAGCTCGACGCAATGAAGTGGAAGGCGTCTTTGGCTCTGGAAAGCGCAAGTATTCCCTGGATCTGATCATGGCTCGTCTACCAGCTGGTGCCGAATCCTCCATCTCGATGGCCTTTGTCGTGATGTGCGCGGAAAAGGTCTTGAGGCTGCTGCGCCTCTTTTTTGTCCTTCTTTTTGGGTGGATCTACAGCTTTTTTATGGCCTGGTCAGCGATCAGAGCGCCTGAGGGCATCTGCAAGCCATGCTTTTGA
- a CDS encoding helix-turn-helix domain-containing protein, producing the protein MIPSGDRGAIVALLQEGISRGLSAKAIADLFGLATRTLRRWGLMIRTQGFSCDQRKGASRHVMHRFSEEERQQVLSTVNDPRFADLTPGQIVAILAEEGVYVGSESTIYRIMRQEGLLNHRGRSRPPREPREPPVLEATGIHQVLAWDITLLPGPVKGQFYYLYMGTPEKSRSIAPQLVSSMRNR; encoded by the coding sequence TTGATTCCGTCTGGCGATCGCGGTGCGATCGTCGCGCTTCTACAGGAAGGCATCAGTCGTGGCCTTTCGGCCAAGGCCATTGCTGATCTTTTCGGCCTGGCGACACGCACGCTGAGGCGATGGGGCTTGATGATTCGGACCCAGGGATTCAGCTGCGATCAACGCAAGGGAGCGTCCAGGCATGTCATGCATCGTTTCAGCGAGGAGGAGCGCCAACAGGTGTTGTCCACTGTCAACGATCCACGCTTTGCCGATCTCACGCCTGGTCAGATCGTGGCGATCCTTGCCGAGGAGGGAGTCTACGTGGGATCGGAGTCAACGATTTACCGCATCATGCGCCAGGAAGGCCTGTTAAATCATCGCGGCAGGAGCCGCCCACCGCGGGAGCCAAGAGAGCCACCCGTGCTGGAGGCAACGGGCATCCATCAAGTGCTGGCCTGGGATATCACCCTGTTGCCGGGGCCTGTGAAGGGTCAATTCTACTACCTTTATATGGGGACTCCTGAAAAATCCAGATCCATTGCGCCGCAGCTGGTCTCAAGCATGAGAAACCGCTAA
- a CDS encoding transposase produces the protein MQPPYDAALREAVRLRMSPPNLESVAEIARDTGITAQTIYNWRSQWQKQGQLVPATNRPPEQWSAADKLAAVIQAAGLNGSELGSFCRERGLYPKQVARWRQAAEDANGPSAPSMADQRELQRKNQELVRRNRQLERELQKKEKALTEAATLLMLSKKFNQIFQPDEDP, from the coding sequence ATGCAACCGCCCTATGACGCCGCTCTGCGGGAAGCCGTCCGCCTGCGGATGAGCCCTCCGAACCTTGAGAGCGTGGCTGAGATCGCCCGCGACACCGGGATCACGGCGCAGACCATCTACAACTGGCGGAGCCAGTGGCAGAAGCAGGGCCAGCTGGTGCCTGCCACGAACCGGCCGCCGGAGCAGTGGAGCGCTGCCGACAAGCTGGCAGCCGTGATCCAGGCCGCAGGACTGAACGGAAGCGAGCTCGGGTCGTTCTGCAGGGAGCGGGGGCTGTACCCCAAGCAGGTTGCCCGTTGGCGCCAGGCCGCCGAGGATGCCAATGGCCCCAGCGCGCCGAGCATGGCTGATCAGCGGGAACTGCAACGCAAGAATCAGGAACTGGTCCGGCGGAATCGCCAGCTGGAGCGTGAATTGCAGAAGAAAGAAAAAGCACTGACAGAAGCGGCGACGTTGTTGATGCTCTCAAAAAAGTTCAACCAGATCTTTCAACCGGACGAGGATCCTTGA
- a CDS encoding N-acetyltransferase: MAQGIFVERAEPDDPFLDVFCSGQGRVDQYFRTREWFTEQSKGGSLTTYVFRAAEAGAVVGYAAVSFRNQPHPDDASDSKAKVLVISMFGVDQAFQGQTNPFSAGQSYACSIMGYLEEQARSKASCVALKLWVRSTNARAIGFYTKVGFVTDPAGPFQRDDGDPILTMRKFLR; this comes from the coding sequence ATGGCGCAGGGAATCTTCGTTGAGCGGGCTGAACCGGATGATCCTTTCTTAGATGTCTTCTGCAGCGGCCAGGGAAGGGTTGATCAATACTTCCGGACCCGCGAATGGTTTACAGAGCAAAGCAAGGGAGGTTCGCTCACGACTTATGTTTTCCGCGCTGCAGAGGCTGGAGCCGTTGTGGGATATGCGGCCGTGAGCTTCCGCAACCAGCCCCATCCTGATGACGCGAGCGACTCGAAAGCCAAGGTTTTGGTGATCTCGATGTTTGGCGTCGACCAAGCCTTTCAAGGACAGACGAATCCCTTTTCAGCGGGTCAGTCCTACGCCTGTTCCATCATGGGCTACCTGGAGGAACAGGCGCGATCCAAAGCGAGCTGTGTTGCCCTGAAGCTATGGGTGCGCTCGACCAATGCGCGAGCAATCGGCTTTTACACGAAAGTCGGCTTTGTCACGGATCCAGCCGGCCCATTTCAGCGTGATGATGGAGATCCAATACTGACGATGCGAAAGTTTCTGCGCTGA
- a CDS encoding helix-turn-helix domain-containing protein produces the protein MTAISPALLSDVTAVLRQAGRSDLVDRLVASATAAPLTSKQAATMLGVSSANTVKNWLEGGWFPGAYQTAGGHWRFPLEDVEAVRSRLEDLRDRNSRSDLTPVDCGDASADLPLS, from the coding sequence ATGACTGCGATCAGCCCGGCTCTCCTCAGTGATGTGACCGCCGTCCTGCGGCAGGCTGGTCGAAGCGACCTGGTTGATCGGCTGGTCGCGAGTGCTACTGCTGCCCCGCTCACCAGTAAGCAGGCCGCCACCATGCTTGGGGTGTCGTCGGCCAACACCGTGAAGAACTGGCTGGAGGGGGGGTGGTTCCCTGGGGCCTATCAAACGGCTGGCGGACACTGGCGCTTCCCGCTGGAAGACGTGGAGGCCGTGAGGTCCCGGTTGGAAGACCTGCGCGATCGCAACAGCCGCAGTGATCTGACACCTGTTGATTGCGGCGACGCGTCGGCCGACTTGCCGCTGTCTTGA
- a CDS encoding PPC domain-containing DNA-binding protein, which yields MKVVPLRLQPGDDLRLALEAWMGAQQELAGCVISAVGSLSLAQLRLAGAAGATAIHGELEILSLSGTLSPDGAHLHIAIADSKGVVIGGHLCAGSLVRTTAELVIGLLPEWQFRRELDPATGYAELRISPRDLS from the coding sequence ATGAAGGTGGTGCCGTTGCGCCTGCAGCCCGGCGATGACCTGCGCCTGGCTCTGGAGGCCTGGATGGGAGCGCAGCAGGAACTGGCCGGCTGCGTGATCAGTGCCGTCGGCAGCCTGTCGCTGGCCCAGCTGCGCCTGGCCGGTGCGGCTGGAGCCACGGCGATCCACGGCGAGCTGGAGATCCTCAGCCTTTCGGGCACCCTCTCGCCGGATGGCGCCCACCTGCACATCGCCATCGCCGACAGCAAGGGCGTCGTGATCGGCGGGCACCTCTGCGCCGGCTCGCTGGTGCGCACCACCGCGGAGCTGGTGATCGGCCTGCTGCCGGAGTGGCAGTTCCGGCGGGAGCTGGATCCGGCTACCGGCTATGCCGAGCTGCGGATCAGTCCTCGGGATCTGAGCTGA
- a CDS encoding IS3 family transposase, protein MRKLVDHDHPELSISRQCALLGLPRSTLYYRPTPVRVSTLRIMARIDALYLEDPCSGSRRMVDYLAQDGIPISRDRVRNLMRRMGLRAIYQKPRTTVPGDPSVRFPCLVDLTQVTSVDQVWATDITYIPLQKGFLYLVAIMDLHSRHVLSWRLSNSLDTKFCLEALEMALGGGRRPEIFHSDQGCQFTSADFVARLKGERIQISWSGRKRCYDNILVERLWRTVKYEEVYLRAYSDGWDAEISLARFLWRYCHVRPHSSLGGKTPHAVYTEAEPCSTRPGLTMSGAGTVQ, encoded by the coding sequence CTGCGCAAGCTGGTCGATCACGACCACCCCGAGCTCAGCATCAGCAGGCAGTGTGCGCTGCTGGGGCTGCCTCGATCCACGCTGTACTACCGGCCGACACCGGTCCGTGTATCGACGCTGCGGATCATGGCCAGGATCGATGCTCTCTACCTGGAGGATCCCTGCAGCGGCAGCCGCCGGATGGTGGACTATCTGGCCCAAGATGGTATCCCGATCAGCCGAGATCGAGTGCGAAACCTCATGCGGCGCATGGGATTACGGGCGATCTACCAGAAGCCCCGGACGACGGTTCCAGGTGATCCGTCCGTGCGGTTCCCCTGCCTGGTGGACCTCACGCAGGTCACGTCGGTGGATCAGGTCTGGGCGACCGACATCACCTACATCCCTCTGCAGAAAGGGTTCCTCTATCTGGTGGCGATCATGGATCTCCATTCCAGGCATGTGCTCAGCTGGAGGCTCTCCAACAGCCTTGACACGAAGTTCTGTCTGGAGGCCCTGGAGATGGCCTTGGGAGGCGGCCGTAGGCCAGAGATCTTCCACTCCGATCAAGGCTGTCAGTTCACGTCCGCTGACTTTGTGGCCAGACTCAAAGGGGAGCGGATCCAGATCAGCTGGTCCGGCAGAAAGCGGTGCTACGACAACATCCTTGTTGAACGGCTGTGGAGGACTGTCAAGTACGAGGAGGTCTACCTACGGGCATACAGCGATGGCTGGGACGCTGAAATCAGCCTGGCCCGCTTCCTGTGGCGGTATTGCCATGTAAGACCTCACAGTTCCCTTGGAGGCAAAACTCCCCACGCGGTCTACACTGAGGCCGAACCATGTTCCACCCGTCCTGGGTTAACGATGTCAGGGGCCGGAACTGTCCAATAA
- a CDS encoding GNAT family N-acetyltransferase produces the protein MNETIDSGRCLSLATHTTPLQIRPYEVADWPAVWALLEPVFRAGETFPHDPAITEAEAQVAWVEQSQAVMVAVDAAGALVGTYYLRPNSLVLGAHVANAGYVVADHCRHQGIGSRLCQHSLQAARRLGFRLMQFNLVVSTNTAGIRCWQRNGFQVVGTLPEVVWLFWTGPIVNL, from the coding sequence TTGAACGAGACAATTGACTCCGGCCGCTGCTTGTCCCTGGCCACGCACACCACCCCCCTGCAGATCCGCCCCTACGAGGTGGCCGACTGGCCGGCGGTGTGGGCGCTGCTGGAGCCGGTGTTCCGCGCCGGTGAAACCTTCCCTCACGACCCGGCCATCACCGAGGCGGAAGCTCAAGTGGCGTGGGTGGAGCAGAGCCAGGCGGTGATGGTGGCCGTGGATGCCGCGGGTGCGCTGGTGGGCACCTACTACCTGAGGCCCAACTCCCTCGTCCTCGGCGCCCACGTCGCCAATGCGGGCTACGTAGTGGCCGACCACTGCCGGCACCAGGGAATCGGCAGCAGGCTCTGCCAGCACTCCCTGCAGGCGGCGCGGCGACTGGGGTTTCGGCTGATGCAGTTCAACCTGGTGGTGAGCACCAACACGGCCGGCATCCGCTGCTGGCAGCGCAACGGCTTTCAGGTGGTGGGCACCCTGCCTGAGGTGGTCTGGCTTTTCTGGACAGGCCCCATCGTTAACCTCTGA
- a CDS encoding AbrB family transcriptional regulator, giving the protein MLTGADLLAKVKELGDASKSDLVRGCGYVSTKKDGTERLNFTAFYEALLEAKGMSLGTGAGGGRGKAGRSLSYVAKVQFNGNLLVGKAYTAQLGLEPGDEFEIKLGRKQIKLIPLGAAEED; this is encoded by the coding sequence ATGCTGACCGGTGCTGATCTGCTCGCCAAAGTCAAGGAGCTGGGCGATGCCTCCAAGTCTGATCTGGTACGGGGCTGCGGCTATGTGAGCACCAAGAAGGACGGCACGGAGCGACTGAACTTCACGGCCTTCTATGAGGCGCTGCTGGAGGCCAAGGGCATGAGCCTGGGCACCGGAGCTGGTGGCGGACGTGGTAAGGCAGGCCGCAGCCTGAGTTATGTGGCCAAGGTTCAGTTCAACGGCAATCTTCTGGTCGGCAAGGCCTACACCGCTCAGCTGGGCTTGGAACCCGGCGATGAGTTCGAGATCAAGCTGGGCCGCAAGCAGATCAAACTCATCCCCCTTGGCGCTGCAGAAGAGGATTGA